In the Phaseolus vulgaris cultivar G19833 chromosome 7, P. vulgaris v2.0, whole genome shotgun sequence genome, one interval contains:
- the LOC137829793 gene encoding phospholipase A1-Igamma1, chloroplastic-like: protein MVYREEGFFFPNKMAAPSISNMFISFNKPHQLTFPLGHSKFQTPFRRTQNSIKLATGEKSSTSTVREQEHEEATTLHTHTSNYKPKLEDHLERLPEAWRQIQGESDWAGLLEPMDPLLRMETIRYGDMAQACYDAFDFDPFSKYCGSCRFTPRNFFSSLEMPLVGYTVTRYLYATANINLPNFFKHSRWSKMWSKNANWAGYVAVSDHAMTTRLGRRDITIAWRGTVTCLEWVADLMDFLKPISSNGIPCPDQTVKVESGFLELYTDKEESCSYCKFSAREQVLTEVKRLLEIYRDEEVSITITGHSLGSALAILSAYDIAETGANTMRDGRGVGVTVMSFSGPRVGNVRFKERLERLGVKVLRVVNKHDVVPKAPGLFFNEQLPAAVMKVAEGLPWSYSHVGVELALDHKKSPFLNPNGDAVCAHNLEALLHLLDGYHGKGERFVLASGRDPALVNKGCDFLKDHHMIPPNWRQDANKGMIRSNGRWMQPERPKLQVHPQDMHHHLTQLGLTSSHT from the exons ATGGTTTATAGAGAGGAAGGGTTCTTCTTCCCCAACAAGATGGCTGCACCTTCAATCTCAAACATGTTCATTTCCTTCAACAAACCGCACCAACTTACCTTCCCATTAGGACACTCCAAATTCCAAACACCTTTCAGACGAACCCAGAACTCAATAAAACTAGCCACAGGTGAGAAGTCCTCAACTTCCACCGTGAGAGAGCAAGAGCATGAGGAAGCAACAACGCTTCACACGCACACAAGCAACTACAAACCCAAGCTAGAGGACCACCTGGAACGCCTCCCCGAAGCCTGGCGCCAAATCCAAGGTGAGAGCGACTGGGCCGGGCTTCTGGAGCCCATGGACCCTCTCTTGCGGATGGAAACCATCCGCTACGGCGACATGGCCCAGGCCTGCTACGACGCCTTCGACTTCGACCCCTTCTCCAAGTACTGCGGCAGCTGCAGGTTCACGCCCCGCAACTTCTTCTCCTCCCTCGAAATGCCCCTCGTCGGCTACACCGTCACGCGCTACCTCTACGCAACGGCCAACATCAACCTCCCCAACTTCTTCAAGCACTCGCGCTGGTCCAAGATGTGGAGCAAGAACGCCAATTGGGCGGGGTACGTCGCCGTTTCTGACCACGCCATGACCACCCGTCTCGGCCGACGCGACATCACCATCGCCTGGCGCGGCACCGTCACCTGCCTCGAGTGGGTGGCGGACCTCATGGACTTCCTCAAACCAATCTCGTCAAACGGGATCCCGTGTCCCGATCAGACGGTGAAGGTAGAATCAGGGTTTCTAGAACTTTACACAGATAAAGAAGAGAGTTGCAGTTACTGCAAGTTCTCCGCGCGGGAACAGGTTTTGACGGAGGTGAAGAGATTGCTGGAGATTTATAGAGACGAGGAAGTGAGCATCACAATCACTGGGCATAGTTTGGGGAGTGCGTTGGCGATTTTGAGCGCCTATGACATTGCGGAGACGGGAGCGAATACTATGAGGGATGGTAGGGGTGTGGGGGTTACGGTGATGTCGTTTTCCGGGCCGCGGGTGGGGAACGTGAGGTTTAAGGAGAGGTTGGAGAGGCTGGGGGTGAAGGTGTTGAGGGTGGTGAACAAGCATGACGTGGTGCCCAAGGCTCCCGGATTGTTTTTTAACGAGCAGTTGCCGGCGGCGGTGATGAAGGTGGCGGAGGGGCTGCCGTGGAGCTACTCGCacgttggggtggagctggcgcTGGACCACAAGAAATCGCCGTTCCTGAACCCCAATGGTGATGCAGTATGCGCCCATAACTTGGAAGCTCTTCTGCATCTTCTCGACGG ATACCATGGAAAGGGTGAAAGGTTCGTGCTAGCGAGTGGAAGAGATCCTGCTCTGGTGAACAAGGGATGTGACTTCTTGAAAGACCATCACATGATTCCACCAAACTGGAGACAAGATGCGAACAAGGGTATGATCAGAAGCAATGGACGGTGGATGCAGCCTGAACGACCAAAGCTTCAGGTTCACCCTCAAGATATGCATCACCATCTCACCCAACTCGGTCTCACTTCATCTCATACCTGA
- the LOC137829792 gene encoding glutathione reductase, chloroplastic produces the protein MATSFSFSPSLSLNTLSRNTLFFTKTIPFSRSSFLPRSLSKSLISISTRRCTFTVRAQSQNGADAVATHYDFDLFTIGAGSGGVRAARFAANNGASVAICELPFSTVSSETTGGVGGTCVIRGCVPKKLLVYASKFAHEFEESNGFGWRYGSEPKHDWSSLIANKNAELQRLTGIYKNILNNAGVKLIEGHGKIIDSHTVDVNGKQYSAKHILVAVGGRPFIPDIPGKEYAIDSDIALDLPSKPGKIAIVGGGYIALEFAGIFNGLQSEVHVFIRQKKVLRGFDEEIRDFITEQMSLRGIEFHNEESPQAITKSADGTFSLKTNKGTVDGFSHIMFATGRRPNTKNLGLETAGVKLAKDGAIEVDEYSQTSVPSIWAVGDVTNRINLTPVALMEGGALVKTLFQDNPTKPDYRAVPSAVFSQPPIGQVGLTEEQAVQQYGDIDIFTANFRPLKATLSGLPDRAFMKLLVSAKTNQVVGLHMCGEDAPEIIQGFAIAIKAGLTKAEFDATVGVHPSAAEEFVTMRTPTRKIRKSQSSEGKSGSDVKAAAGV, from the exons ATGGCAACGTCGTTCTCTTTCTCGCCATCGCTCTCTCTGAATACGCTCTCTCGGAATAcgctcttcttcaccaagacgaTTCCATTTTCTCGCTCTTCCTTTCTCCCTCGCTCTCTTTCCAAATCCCTAATCTCAATCTCCACGCGCCGCTGCACCTTCACCGTGCGCGCCCAATCCCAAAACGGAGCCGATGCTGTCGCCACCCACTACGACTTCGACCTCTTCACCATCGGAGCCGGCAGTGGTGGCGTTCGAGCTGCTCGCTTTGCCGCCAATAACGGTGCTTCTGTTGCCATCTGCGAGCTTCCTTTCTCAACCGTCTCTTCCGAAACCACCGGAGGAGTCGGCGGAAC GTGTGTAATACGAGGATGCGTGCCAAAGAAGTTGCTGGTTTATGCATCAAAATTTGCTCATGAATTTGAAGAAAGTAATGGTTTTGGCTGGAGATATGGCAGTGAGCCCAAGCATGATTGGAGTAGTTTGATAGCTAATAAAAATGCTGAGTTGCAGCGTCTTACTGGCATCTACAAAAATATCTTGAACAATGCTGGAGTCAAGCTGATCGAAGGCCATGGAAAG ATTATAGATTCTCACACGGTTGATGTTAATGGGAAGCAATATTCAGCCAAACACATTTTAGTTGCTGTCGGAGGTCGCCCCTTCATTCCTGATATTCCTGGGAAGGAATATGCAATAGATTCAGATATTGCCCTTGATTTACCATCAAAACCTGGGAAAATAGCTATTGTTGGTGGTGGTTACATTGCCTTGGAGTTTGCTGGTATCTTTAATGGTTTGCAAAGCGAGGTTCATGTCTTTATACGGCAAAAGAAGGTTCTGAGGGGATTTGACGAAGAG ATAAGAGATTTTATTACAGAACAAATGTCTCTGAGAGGTATTGAATTCCATAACGAGGAGTCTCCCCAAGCTATCACAAAGTCAGCTGATGGTACATTCTCTTTAAAAACCAACAAAGGTACAGTGGACGGTTTCTCACATATTATGTTTGCTACTGGACGAAGACCTAATACTAag AACTTAGGGCTGGAGACTGCTGGTGTGAAACTAGCTAAAGATGGAGCAATAGAG GTTGATGAATACTCTCAAACATCAGTTCCTTCAATTTGGGCAGTTGGAGATGTTACAAACAGAATAAATCTGACCCCAGTTGCTTTGATGGAGGGAGGGGCATTGGTGAAAACACTGTTTCAGGATAACCCAACAAAACCTGATTATAG AGCTGTTCCTTCCGCTGTATTTTCTCAACCACCAATTGGACAAGTTGGTCTCACTGAAGAACAG GCTGTACAGCAATATGGAGATATTGACATCTTCACTGCAAATTTTAGGCCGCTGAAAGCTACTCTCTCTGGGCTTCCAGACCGGGCGTTTATGAAGTTATTAGTCTCTGCAAAAACAAATCAAGTTGTGGGTTTGCATATGTGTGGAGAAGATGCTCCTGAAATTATACAG GGGTTTGCAATTGCTATTAAAGCGGGCTTGACCAAGGCTGAGTTTGATGCCACTGTAGGCGTTCACCCAAGTGCAGCTGAGGAATTTGTTACCATGAGGACTCCTACTAGGAAGATTAGAAAGAGTCAATCATCTGAG GGAAAGTCGGGTTCTGACGTAAAAGCTGCAGCAGGAGTTTAA
- the LOC137829795 gene encoding photosystem II reaction center W protein, chloroplastic-like produces MATISAATTTPSITRACLVQKRPLGVSSPVLGLPTMGKVGRVRCSMEEKPCVKESSSSMGMGASLMAATCAAVMSSPAMALVDERLSTEGTGLPFGLSNNLLGWILFGVFGLIWALFFVYTSTLEEDEESGLSL; encoded by the exons ATGGCAACCATCTCCGCTGCTACAACCACCCCATCGATCACCCGCGCATGTCTTGTGCAAAAGCGGCCTCTTGGGGTCTCATCTCCTGTTCTTG GATTGCCAACAATGGGTAAGGTGGGAAGAGTGAGGTGCTCCATGGAGGAAAAACCTTGTGTGAAGGAAAGCAGCTCAAGCATGGGGATGGGAGCATCTTTGATGGCAGCTACCTGTGCTGCAGTCATGTCAAGCCCAGCCATGGCCTTGGTGGATGAGAGACTGAGCACTGAAGGAACCGGGCTTCCCTTTGGGCTTAGCAACAACCTTCTTGGTTGGATCCTGTTCGGTGTCTTTGGTCTTATATGGGCTCTCTTCTTTGTCTACACTTCTACTCTTGAAGAGGATGAAGAGTCTGGATTGTCTCTTTAG
- the LOC137829794 gene encoding probable galacturonosyltransferase 6, translating to MSKIRRCQRILILSLLSLSVVAPLVFVSHRLNLLTLLGRREFLEDLYRATYRTDTLKLNAVEQEDAEELEEPNQVVYTEKDFVSTIGYDSENNHDSKESRNAGYRGATLEINGFNKHERQHQGTQQNELSFTSQGRNIHDSQRKLEKNIEVTTKKVQEIKDQLILAKAYLKIAPPSSNLRLRDLERLSREMELVVGEATQDSDLSMSALQKMRHMEASLSKVYRAFPDCSNMAAKLNTMKRQVEEQVRSQRHQATYLVHLAARTAPKGIHCLSMQLTAAYFALRQEERKLPNENNIHSPELYHYVVFSDNVLACAAVVNSTISSAKEQGKVVFHVLTKSPNLPAISMWFLLNPPGKATVHIQSIDNIEWLSKYNFFQENNSSDPRYTSELNYLRFYLPDIFPALNKIVLFDHDVVVQQDLSALWNMDMKGSVIGAVGTCQEGKIPFHRIDTFLNFSDPLIGKRFDVNACTWAFGMNLFDLQQWRRHNLTAVYHNYLQMGLWNVGSLPLGWLTFYNKTELLNRQWHILGLGYSSDVDRNEIERAAVIHYDGLRKPWLDIAMGRYKSFWTKYLNFDNHFLQQCNLQA from the exons ATGAGCAAAATCCGGCGCTGCCAGAGGATTCTCatcctctctcttctctctctctccgtCGTCGCTCCCCTCGTCTTCGTCTCTCACCGTCTCAACCTTCTCACTCTTCTCG GAAGAAGAGAGTTTCTCGAAGATTTATATCGCGCT ACATACAGGACGGATACTTTGAAGTTAAATGCTGTAGAACAG GAAGATGCTGAAGAATTAGAAGAACCAAATCAAGTTGTTTATACGGAAAAAGATTTTGTTTCAACAATTGGTTACGATTCAGAAAACAATCATGATTCTAAGGAATCTAGAAATGCGGGATACAGAGGCGCCACTTTGGAAATAAATG GATTCAATAAACACGAAAGACAACACCAGGGAACTCAGCAGAATGAATTATCCTTCACGTCTCAAGGTAGGAATATACATGATTCACAGAGAAAGTTAGAAAAGAATATTGAAGTAACAACTAAGAAGGTTCAAGAGATTAAGGATCAACTTATTTTAGCCAAAGCGTACTTGAAAATTGCACCACCAAGCAGCAATTTGCGCTTGAGAGATTTGGAGCGGTTATCAAGAGAGATGGAATTAGTAGTTGGTGAAGCCACCCAGGATTCAGATCTGTCAATGAG TGCTTTGCAGAAAATGAGACACATGGAGGCTTCACTGTCTAAAGTCTACCGTGCTTTCCCAGACTGTTCTAATATGGCTGCAAAGCTCAATACAATGAAGCGTCAGGTTGAAGAGCAAGTCCGTTCTCAGCGACATCAAGCAACATATCTTGTACATCTTGCTGCCAGGACTGCCCCAAAAGGCATTCACTGTCTTTCTATGCAGTTGACTGCAGCGTACTTTGCCTTGAGGCAGGAGGAGAGAAAGCTTccaaatgaaaataatattcataGCCCAGAACTTTATCATTATGTTGTCTTCTCTGACAATGTTCTGGCATGTGCAGCAGTTGTTAACTCTACCATCTCATCTGCCAAG GAACAGGGGAAAGTTGTTTTCCATGTATTGACCAAATCACCCAACTTACCAGCAATCTCAATGTGGTTCTTGTTAAATCCTCCTGGCAAAGCTACAGTCCACATACAGAGCATAGACAACATTGAATGGTTGTCCAAGTACAATTTCTTCCAGGAAAATAACTCCAGTGATCCAAGATACACCTCTGAATTGAACTACCTGCGTTTCTACCTTCCAGACATTTTTCCTGCTCTAAATAAGATTGTCCTCTTTGATCATGATGTGGTGGTGCAACAAGATCTCAGTGCACTCTGGAATATGGATATGAAGGGAAGCGTGATTGGAGCAGTTGGAACTTGTCAGGAAGGAAAAATCCCATTTCATAGGATTGACACGTTCTTAAACTTTTCAGATCCATTAATTGGAAAGAGGTTTGATGTCAATGCTTGCACATGGGCATTTGGGATGAACTTGTTTGATTTGCAACAGTGGAGGAGACACAATTTAACTGCTGTCTATCACAATTATTTGCAAATG GGGTTGTGGAACGTTGGAAGTCTACCTTTAGGCTGGCTCACTTTCTATAACAAGACAGAGTTGTTGAATAGACAATGGCATATTCTTGGCCTTGGTTATAGTTCGGATGTCGATCGAAATGAGATTGAGCGGGCTGCCGTTATACACTATGATGGGCTTAGGAAGCCGTGGTTGGATATTGCCATGGGCAGATATAAAAGCTTTTGGAccaaatatttgaattttgacAACCATTTTTTGCAACAATGCAATCTCCAGGCATAG
- the LOC137829788 gene encoding PRA1 family protein F3-like, with translation MSSISPSTLPSGYSSIPSFSRATAPAGFSTRRPWEEFFAMRSFTLIYSLGEAMLRVRRNLGHFRVNYAMIGLLVLFLSLLWQPISLIVFIAVFTAWFFLYFFRDGPVVVLHRALDDRLVLAALSALTVAALVLTGVWLNVVVALLVATAAVLLHASFRNTEDLYVDELEVSVGGLVSVVDGSPTKRTGYTRM, from the coding sequence ATGTCGTCTATTAGTCCCTCAACCCTCCCCTCTGGTTACAGTTCAATCCCTTCCTTCTCACGCGCCACCGCTCCCGCAGGCTTTTCCACGCGCCGTCCATGGGAGGAGTTTTTCGCGATGCGCTCGTTCACACTCATCTACTCCCTCGGCGAAGCCATGCTCCGTGTCAGGCGCAATCTTGGCCACTTCCGTGTGAATTACGCCATGATCGGGCTCTTAGTCCTGTTCCTCAGCCTCCTCTGGCAACCGATTTCCCTCATCGTGTTTATTGCCGTGTTCACCGCGTGGTTCTTTCTCTACTTCTTTCGTGACGGCCCTGTCGTCGTGCTCCACCGCGCGCTCGACGATCGCCTCGTCCTCGCCGCGCTCTCTGCCCTCACCGTGGCGGCCCTCGTCCTCACTGGCGTTTGGCTGAACGTGGTTGTAGCGCTGCTCGTTGCGACGGCGGCGGTGTTGCTGCATGCGTCGTTTCGGAACACCGAGGATTTATATGTGGATGAGTTGGAAGTTTCGGTTGGAGGTTTGGTTTCGGTTGTTGACGGTAGCCCAACGAAACGAACAGGGTACACTAGAATGTAG
- the LOC137829786 gene encoding GABA transporter 1-like isoform X1: protein MGSTTDLEIEESDSEEAVSGKGTWKHAAFHVATTIATPAAYAPLPFAIASLGWPLGVSSLVTATLATCYSSFLIASLWKWNGEKHLTYRHLAHSIFGFWGYWSIAIFQQVASLGNNIAIQIAAGSSLKAVYKHCHHNGTLTLQHFIIFFGIFELLLSQLPDIHSLRWVNALCTFSTIGFAGTTIGVTIYNGKKIDRTSVSYSLQGSSVSKFFKAFNALGTIAFSFGDAMLPEIQNTVREPAKRNMYKSISAAYTVIVLTYWQLAFSGYWAFGSEVQPYILASLSIPEWTIVMANLFAAIQICGCFQIYCRPTYAYFEERTGSKSNKSTSYFLFKRLVFTSLYMVLVTLIAAAFPFFGDFVSICGAVGFTPLDFVFPALAYLKATRTANNSKLGPYLRLFNILVATLFSLVAILGCIGAVRFIVEDIKNYNFFHDM from the exons ATGGGCTCAACGACAGATTTGGAGATAGAGGAAAGTGATTCAGAAGAAGCAGTGAGTGGTAAAGGAACATGGAAGCACGCAGCTTTCCATGTTGCCACCACCATTGCCACCCCTGCTGCTTATGCCCCTTTGCCCTTTGCTATTGCTTCTCTCGGTTGGCCTCTTG GTGTGAGTAGTCTGGTGACTGCAACACTAGCCACCTGTTACTCTAGCTTTTTGATCGCTTCTTTGTGGAAATGGAACGGAGAGAAGCACCTTACCTACAGACATCTTGCACATAGTATTTTCG GATTCTGGGGGTACTGGTCTATTGCCATTTTTCAGCAGGTGGCTTCTCTGGGAAATAACATTGCTATCCAAATTGCAGCTGGCAGCAGCCTTAAG GCAGTTTACAAGCACTGTCACCATAATGGAACATTGACCCTGCagcattttattattttctttggaATCTTTGAACTACTTCTCTCCCAGCTCCCGGATATTCACTCACTGAGATGGGTAAATGCATTGTGTACTTTCAGCACAATTGGCTTTGCTGGTACAACCATTGGTGTTACCATTTACAATG GGAAGAAGATTGATAGGACTTCAGTAAGTTATAGTTTGCAGGGTAGCTCTGTTTCTAAGTTCTTCAAAGCCTTCAATGCCCTTGGGACCATTGCCTTTTCATTTGGTGATGCAATGCTTCCAGAAATACAG AATACGGTGAGAGAACCTGCTAAGAGGAATATGTACAAAAGCATATCAGCAGCATATACTGTCATTGTGTTGACTTACTGGCAATTGGCCTTCTCTGGATACTGGGCTTTTGGATCAGAAGTCCAACCTTATATTTTAGCTTCACTGTCTATTCCAGAATGGACTATTGTTATGGCAAATTTGTTTGCAGCAATTCAAATATGTGGATGCTTTCAG ATATACTGCAGGCCAACATATGCCTATTTTGAGGAAAGAACAGGGTCCAAGTCTAACAAATCTACTAGCTATTTTCTCTTCAAAAGACTTGTTTTTACTTCCTTATACATGGTTCTTGTTACTCTTATTGCTGCGGCATTTCCCTTCTTTGGAGATTTTGTTTCCATCTGTGGGGCAGTTGGGTTTACTCCTTTGGACTTTGTGTTCCCTGCTTTAGCATACCTTAAGGCTACAAGAACCGCTAATAACTCTAAACTTGGCCCTTACCTGCGACTATTCAATATTTTAGTAGCTACCTTGTTTTCATTAGTTGCTATCTTGGGTTGCATTGGTGCAGTCAGATTCATAGTAGAAGATATTAAGAACTACAACTTCTTCCATGATATGTGA
- the LOC137829786 gene encoding GABA transporter 1-like isoform X2, with amino-acid sequence MGSTTDLEIEESDSEEAVSGKGTWKHAAFHVATTIATPAAYAPLPFAIASLGWPLGVSSLVTATLATCYSSFLIASLWKWNGEKHLTYRHLAHSIFVYKHCHHNGTLTLQHFIIFFGIFELLLSQLPDIHSLRWVNALCTFSTIGFAGTTIGVTIYNGKKIDRTSVSYSLQGSSVSKFFKAFNALGTIAFSFGDAMLPEIQNTVREPAKRNMYKSISAAYTVIVLTYWQLAFSGYWAFGSEVQPYILASLSIPEWTIVMANLFAAIQICGCFQIYCRPTYAYFEERTGSKSNKSTSYFLFKRLVFTSLYMVLVTLIAAAFPFFGDFVSICGAVGFTPLDFVFPALAYLKATRTANNSKLGPYLRLFNILVATLFSLVAILGCIGAVRFIVEDIKNYNFFHDM; translated from the exons ATGGGCTCAACGACAGATTTGGAGATAGAGGAAAGTGATTCAGAAGAAGCAGTGAGTGGTAAAGGAACATGGAAGCACGCAGCTTTCCATGTTGCCACCACCATTGCCACCCCTGCTGCTTATGCCCCTTTGCCCTTTGCTATTGCTTCTCTCGGTTGGCCTCTTG GTGTGAGTAGTCTGGTGACTGCAACACTAGCCACCTGTTACTCTAGCTTTTTGATCGCTTCTTTGTGGAAATGGAACGGAGAGAAGCACCTTACCTACAGACATCTTGCACATAGTATTTTCG TTTACAAGCACTGTCACCATAATGGAACATTGACCCTGCagcattttattattttctttggaATCTTTGAACTACTTCTCTCCCAGCTCCCGGATATTCACTCACTGAGATGGGTAAATGCATTGTGTACTTTCAGCACAATTGGCTTTGCTGGTACAACCATTGGTGTTACCATTTACAATG GGAAGAAGATTGATAGGACTTCAGTAAGTTATAGTTTGCAGGGTAGCTCTGTTTCTAAGTTCTTCAAAGCCTTCAATGCCCTTGGGACCATTGCCTTTTCATTTGGTGATGCAATGCTTCCAGAAATACAG AATACGGTGAGAGAACCTGCTAAGAGGAATATGTACAAAAGCATATCAGCAGCATATACTGTCATTGTGTTGACTTACTGGCAATTGGCCTTCTCTGGATACTGGGCTTTTGGATCAGAAGTCCAACCTTATATTTTAGCTTCACTGTCTATTCCAGAATGGACTATTGTTATGGCAAATTTGTTTGCAGCAATTCAAATATGTGGATGCTTTCAG ATATACTGCAGGCCAACATATGCCTATTTTGAGGAAAGAACAGGGTCCAAGTCTAACAAATCTACTAGCTATTTTCTCTTCAAAAGACTTGTTTTTACTTCCTTATACATGGTTCTTGTTACTCTTATTGCTGCGGCATTTCCCTTCTTTGGAGATTTTGTTTCCATCTGTGGGGCAGTTGGGTTTACTCCTTTGGACTTTGTGTTCCCTGCTTTAGCATACCTTAAGGCTACAAGAACCGCTAATAACTCTAAACTTGGCCCTTACCTGCGACTATTCAATATTTTAGTAGCTACCTTGTTTTCATTAGTTGCTATCTTGGGTTGCATTGGTGCAGTCAGATTCATAGTAGAAGATATTAAGAACTACAACTTCTTCCATGATATGTGA